A region from the Brassica napus cultivar Da-Ae chromosome C8, Da-Ae, whole genome shotgun sequence genome encodes:
- the BNAC08G21450D gene encoding uncharacterized protein BNAC08G21450D isoform X1 — protein sequence MNSVDTSWKKMAKSKHNKKPALLRCSPFSLVSTLAGCVFMIHLIMLYSRNYSVDLEVSSRLLTHHPIVRELERVEEENIHMPPPRKRSARAIKRKPKRPTTLVEEFLDENSQIRHLFFPDMKSAFGPSKDGNDTLNYFFPGKIWLDTEGNPIQAHGGGILYDEISKSYYWYGEYKDGPTYLSYKNGPARVDIIGVGCYSSQDLWTWKNEGVVLAAEETDETHDLHKSNVLERPKVIYNSETGKYVMWMHIDDANYTKASVGVAISDTPTGPFDYLYSKSPHGFDSRDMTIFKDDDDIAYLIYSSEDNSVLHIGPLTEDYLDVKPVMKRIMVGQHREAPTIFKHQNTYYMITSGCTGWAPNEALAHAAESIMGPWETLGNPCVGGNKVFRLTTFFSQSTYVIPLPGVPGAFIFMADRWNPADLRDSRYLWLPLIVGGPADRPLEFTFGFPMWSRVSVYWHRQWRLPLGGGKNIA from the exons ATGAACAGTGTTGATACATCTTGGAAGAAGATGGCAAAGAGCAAACACAACAAGAAACCAGCCTTACTGCGTTGTTCACCGTTTTCTCTAGTATCAACACTTGCGGGATGTGTTTTCATGATTCATCTCATCATGCTGTACAGCAGAAACTATAGCGTAGATCTTGAAGTATCTTCTCGGTTACTAACCCACCATCCCATTGTCCGTGAGCTAGAacgagtggaagaagagaaCATTCACATGCCCCCTCCTAGAAAGCGTTCTGCACGAGCCATCAAACGAAAACCCAAAAGACCCACCACTTTAGTCGAAGAGTTTCTCGACGAAAACTCACAGATCCGACATCTTTTCTTTCCAGACATGAAATCCGCTTTTGGTCCGAGCAAAGATGGTAATGACACGTTGAACTACTTCTTCCCTGGGAAGATTTGGCTGGACACGGAAGGGAATCCGATTCAAGCACACGGTGGTGGCATTTTGTATGATGAAATCTCCAAGAGTTACTATTGGTATGGTGAATATAAAGATGGACCAACTTATCTCTCTTACAAGAACGGACCAGCTCGA GTTGATATAATAGGTGTAGGATGCTACTCGTCTCAAGACTTATGGACATGGAAGAACGAAGGTGTTGTATTAGCAGCCGAAGAGACAGACGAGACACATGACTTACACAAATCGAACGTCCTCGAGCGTCCCAAAGTGATCTACAACTCGGAAACAGGGAAGTACGTGATGTGGATGCATATAGACGATGCAAACTACACTAAAGCTTCCGTTGGTGTAGCCATTAGCGACACCCCAACAGGTCCATTCGATTACTTATACAGCAAATCCCCACACGGGTTCGACAGCAGAGACATGACCATATTCAAAGACGATGATGACATTGCCTACTTGATATACTCATCAGAGGACAACAGCGTGCTACACATCGGTCCTTTAACCGAGGATTACCTCGATGTTAAACCGGTTATGAAGAGGATCATGGTGGGACAACACAGAGAAGCCCCAACTATCTTCAAACACCAGAACACTTACTACATGATAACGTCTGGTTGCACGGGGTGGGCACCAAACGAAGCGTTGGCTCATGCAGCCGAGTCGATAATGGGACCGTGGGAGACGTTGGGGAACCCGTGCGTTGGTGGGAACAAGGTGTTTAGGCTGACGACGTTTTTCTCGCAGAGCACGTATGTGATACCGTTACCTGGTGTGCCTGGCGCGTTTATATTTATGGCGGATAGGTGGAACCCTGCGGATTTGAGAGACTCGAGGTATTTGTGGTTGCCGTTGATAGTTGGGGGTCCGGCTGATAGGCCTCTTGAGTTTACTTTCGGGTTTCCGATGTGGTCTAGAGTTTCTGTGTATTGGCATAGACAATGGCGGTTGCCTTTAGGAGGAGGGAAGAATATTGCTTAA
- the BNAC08G21450D gene encoding uncharacterized protein BNAC08G21450D isoform X2 has protein sequence MAKSKHNKKPALLRCSPFSLVSTLAGCVFMIHLIMLYSRNYSVDLEVSSRLLTHHPIVRELERVEEENIHMPPPRKRSARAIKRKPKRPTTLVEEFLDENSQIRHLFFPDMKSAFGPSKDGNDTLNYFFPGKIWLDTEGNPIQAHGGGILYDEISKSYYWYGEYKDGPTYLSYKNGPARVDIIGVGCYSSQDLWTWKNEGVVLAAEETDETHDLHKSNVLERPKVIYNSETGKYVMWMHIDDANYTKASVGVAISDTPTGPFDYLYSKSPHGFDSRDMTIFKDDDDIAYLIYSSEDNSVLHIGPLTEDYLDVKPVMKRIMVGQHREAPTIFKHQNTYYMITSGCTGWAPNEALAHAAESIMGPWETLGNPCVGGNKVFRLTTFFSQSTYVIPLPGVPGAFIFMADRWNPADLRDSRYLWLPLIVGGPADRPLEFTFGFPMWSRVSVYWHRQWRLPLGGGKNIA, from the exons ATGGCAAAGAGCAAACACAACAAGAAACCAGCCTTACTGCGTTGTTCACCGTTTTCTCTAGTATCAACACTTGCGGGATGTGTTTTCATGATTCATCTCATCATGCTGTACAGCAGAAACTATAGCGTAGATCTTGAAGTATCTTCTCGGTTACTAACCCACCATCCCATTGTCCGTGAGCTAGAacgagtggaagaagagaaCATTCACATGCCCCCTCCTAGAAAGCGTTCTGCACGAGCCATCAAACGAAAACCCAAAAGACCCACCACTTTAGTCGAAGAGTTTCTCGACGAAAACTCACAGATCCGACATCTTTTCTTTCCAGACATGAAATCCGCTTTTGGTCCGAGCAAAGATGGTAATGACACGTTGAACTACTTCTTCCCTGGGAAGATTTGGCTGGACACGGAAGGGAATCCGATTCAAGCACACGGTGGTGGCATTTTGTATGATGAAATCTCCAAGAGTTACTATTGGTATGGTGAATATAAAGATGGACCAACTTATCTCTCTTACAAGAACGGACCAGCTCGA GTTGATATAATAGGTGTAGGATGCTACTCGTCTCAAGACTTATGGACATGGAAGAACGAAGGTGTTGTATTAGCAGCCGAAGAGACAGACGAGACACATGACTTACACAAATCGAACGTCCTCGAGCGTCCCAAAGTGATCTACAACTCGGAAACAGGGAAGTACGTGATGTGGATGCATATAGACGATGCAAACTACACTAAAGCTTCCGTTGGTGTAGCCATTAGCGACACCCCAACAGGTCCATTCGATTACTTATACAGCAAATCCCCACACGGGTTCGACAGCAGAGACATGACCATATTCAAAGACGATGATGACATTGCCTACTTGATATACTCATCAGAGGACAACAGCGTGCTACACATCGGTCCTTTAACCGAGGATTACCTCGATGTTAAACCGGTTATGAAGAGGATCATGGTGGGACAACACAGAGAAGCCCCAACTATCTTCAAACACCAGAACACTTACTACATGATAACGTCTGGTTGCACGGGGTGGGCACCAAACGAAGCGTTGGCTCATGCAGCCGAGTCGATAATGGGACCGTGGGAGACGTTGGGGAACCCGTGCGTTGGTGGGAACAAGGTGTTTAGGCTGACGACGTTTTTCTCGCAGAGCACGTATGTGATACCGTTACCTGGTGTGCCTGGCGCGTTTATATTTATGGCGGATAGGTGGAACCCTGCGGATTTGAGAGACTCGAGGTATTTGTGGTTGCCGTTGATAGTTGGGGGTCCGGCTGATAGGCCTCTTGAGTTTACTTTCGGGTTTCCGATGTGGTCTAGAGTTTCTGTGTATTGGCATAGACAATGGCGGTTGCCTTTAGGAGGAGGGAAGAATATTGCTTAA
- the LOC106451221 gene encoding BTB/POZ domain-containing protein At3g49900 gives MKRGINLGFVNTIYEEEDYVDHSSSFSSSSSSISPSPQPRINLSSSSMELESRVLKWSLVNNSKPDVLVHVGGTRFHLHKDHLSRRSGYLKRHLTNVNELTLSPPLNITAETFTLVTAFCYGAHLELTPFNVVSLRVAAELLLMTGAGRNDVRDNLRNLTESYLRRVVFVNADYIKIVLRSCLTLLPESETKAFLVGRCIEALTEVRDGECVNEFLEQAVILPAGDFVVVAGAVQQRFPRHDLLYRVVDAYVKEHDGEITEEEKVQICNSIDCDKLSPPLLLHAVQNPKMPLRFIVRAMLQEQLNTRHSIITAADAVATSAGHRNREITQAERDSSVTLGSLLQRDTAARQNCRLRAAMDSTSSRIKSLEKELEEMKKLISKESERVMESKSRSVMDSARSASFHCVHSSSNVNKMQRGERGSVSSLSTTFRRRGASPPPQKSLGKRLIKGIKNAFLSASSKQEAKKNADAAEEIYDGLEDFVWIKDDDNISEELHSHYVKNK, from the exons atgaagcgAGGAATAAATTTAGGGTTTGTAAATACGATCTACGAAGAAGAAGACTACGTGGATCACTcctcctctttctcttcttcttcatcatctatATCTCCTTCTCCTCAACCACGTATcaatctctcttcttcttcaatggagCTTGAATCTAGAGTTCTTAAATG GTCGTTGGTTAATAATTCTAAACCTGATGTGCTGGTACATGTGGGAGGCACAAGGTTCCATCTTCATAAG GATCATCTGTCAAGGAGGAGTGGCTATTTAAAACGCCACCTAACGAACGTTAACGAATTAACTCTCTCACCGCCGTTAAACATAACGGCTGAAACGTTCACATTAGTAACCGCTTTCTGCTACGGCGCTCACCTTGAACTAACGCCGTTTAACGTCGTTTCGCTGAGAGTCGCTGCTGAGCTCCTTCTGATGACGGGAGCTGGAAGAAACGACGTCAGAGATAATCTGAGGAACTTAACGGAGTCTTATCTCCGACGAGTCGTCTTCGTCAATGCTGACTACATCAAGATCGTTCTCCGTTCATGCCTCACCTTGCTTCCGGAATCGGAAACGAAAGCGTTTTTAGTCGGAAGATGCATCGAAGCTTTGACGGAAGTCAGAGACGGAGAGTGCGTCAACGAGTTTCTCGAGCAAGCCGTTATACTTCCCGCCGGAGATTTCGTCGTCGTTGCCGGCGCCGTGCAGCAAAGGTTCCCGCGCCACGATTTGCTTTACAGAGTCGTTGATGCTTACGTGAAG GAGCATGACGGAGAGATAACGGAGGAAGAGAAGGTTCAGATATGTAATTCGATAGACTGCGACAAACTCTCGCCGCCGTTACTCCTCCACGCCGTCCAAAACCCGAAAATGCCTCTGAGGTTCATCGTACGCGCGATGCTACAAGAGCAGCTCAACACGCGCCACTCGATCATAACTGCAGCCGACGCCGTCGCTACCTCTGCGGGACATCGAAACCGAGAGATCACCCAGGCGGAGAGAGACTCCTCCGTGACGCTCGGGTCGCTTCTCCAGCGAGACACGGCGGCGAGGCAAAACTGCAGGCTAAGAGCTGCGATGGATTCCACAAGCTCGAGGATCAAGAGCTTGGAGAAAGAGctcgaggagatgaagaagcTCATATCCAAAGAATCGGAACGGGTGATGGAGTCTAAGTCGAGGAGTGTGATGGACTCTGCTCGGTCCGCGAGTTTCCATTGCGTTCACAGTTCGAGCAACGTAAACAAGAtgcagagaggagagagaggttCGGTTTCATCACTGAGCACGACTTTCCGGCGAAGAGGAGCCTCTCCGCCGCCGCAGAAAAGTCTCGGTAAAAGACTAATTAAGGGAATAAAGAACGCTTTCTTATCAGCATCATCTAAACAAGAAGCCAAGAAAAATGCAGATGCAGCAGAGGAGATTTATGATGGATTAGAAGATTTCGTCTGGATCAAAGATGATGACAACATCTCTGAAGAACTTCACTCTCATTACGTCAAGAACAAATGA
- the LOC106451222 gene encoding 60S ribosomal protein L26-1, with amino-acid sequence MKYNPRVTSSRRKNRKAHFTASSSERRVIMSSPLSTDLRQKYNVRSMPIRKDDEVQIVRGTYKGREGKVVQVYRRKWVIHIERITREKVNGTTVNVGVQPSKVVITKLRLDKDRKSLLERKAKGRAAADKDKGTKFTAEDVMQNVD; translated from the coding sequence ATGAAGTACAACCCAAGAGTCACCTCCTCTCGCAGGAAGAACCGCAAGGCTCACTTCACAGCCTCATCCAGCGAGAGGCGCGTCATCATGAGCTCACCGCTCTCCACCGACCTTCGCCAAAAGTACAACGTCAGATCCATGCCCATCCGCAAGGACGACGAGGTTCAGATCGTTCGTGGGACCTACAAGGGACGTGAAGGAAAGGTCGTCCAGGTGTACCGTCGCAAGTGGGTGATTCACATCGAGAGGATCACGAGGGAGAAGGTGAACGGAACCACCGTGAACGTCGGTGTTCAGCCGTCGAAAGTGGTGATTACGAAGCTTCGTCTTGATAAGGACAGGAAGTCGCTTTTGGAGAGGAAGGCGAAGGGACGTGCTGCTGCTGATAAGGACAAGGGGACCAAGTTCACTGCTGAGGATGTTATGCAGAACGTTGATTAA